Proteins encoded by one window of Bubalus bubalis isolate 160015118507 breed Murrah chromosome 4, NDDB_SH_1, whole genome shotgun sequence:
- the LOC123333201 gene encoding NKG2-A/NKG2-B type II integral membrane protein isoform X1, with protein sequence MNNQGATYAELKGDKNSKRQKRKPKVSKSSISMTEQELTYAELNLQNAPQNLHGNDKNYRSKGSPSPPEKFIAGILGIICLVLTSTVVTVITVTPLATVIREQNYSSLITRLQKECHCGHCPQDWLTYSNNCYYTSLEKKSWNESLISCATKNSTLLYIDNDEEMKFLMSLSIVSWIQVSREGRSHPWKWLNGSTCNLQITDNVSGERNCAVQSLWGIKAEDCQFPNTYHCKRKLEN encoded by the exons ATGAATAACCAAGGAGCAACCTATGCAGAACTGAAGGGAGACAAGAACTcaaagaggcagaaaagaaaacctaAGGTTTCTAAAAGTTCCATTTCAATGACTGAGCAGGAATTAACATATGCAGAATTAAATCTTCAAAATGCTCCTCAGAATCTTCACGGAAACGACAAGAATTACCGCTCCAAAG GTTCACCGTCACCTCCAGAGAAGTTCATTGCAGGGATCCTGGGAATCATCTGCCTCGTCTTGACGTCCACTGTGGTGACAGTGATCACTGTTACTCCCT taGCTACTGTAATACGGGAACAGAATTACTCCTCTCTCATAACAAGGCTCCAGAAAG AATGTCATTGTGGTCATTGTCCACAAGACTGGCTTACATATTCCAACAACTGCTATTATActagtttggaaaaaaaatcgTGGAATGAGAGTTTGATATCCTGTGCTACTAAGAATTCTACTCTGCTTTATATAGATAATGACGAGGAAATG AAATTTCTGATGTCCCTATCAATTGTATCGTGGATTCAAGTCTCTCGTGAAGGCCGCAGTCATCCTTGGAAGTGGCTAAATGGTTCAACTTGCAATCTACA GATAACAGACAATGTATCTGGTGAACGTAACTGTGCCGTACAATCTTTATGGGGCATAAAAGCAGAAGACTGTCAGTTTCCAAATACATATCATTGCAAGCGTAAGCTTGAGAATTAA
- the LOC123333201 gene encoding NKG2-A/NKG2-B type II integral membrane protein isoform X5: MNNQGATYAELKGDKNSKRQKRKPKVSKSSISMTEQELTYAELNLQNAPQNLHGNDKNYRSKGSPSPPEKFIAGILGIICLVLTSTVVTVITVTPSTVIREQNYSSLITRLQKECHCGHCPQDWLTYSNNCYYTSLEKKSWNESLISCATKNSTLLYIDNDEEMKFLMSLSIVSWIQVSREGRSHPWKWLNGSTCNLQITDNVSGERNCAVQSLWGIKAEDCQFPNTYHCKRKLEN; the protein is encoded by the exons ATGAATAACCAAGGAGCAACCTATGCAGAACTGAAGGGAGACAAGAACTcaaagaggcagaaaagaaaacctaAGGTTTCTAAAAGTTCCATTTCAATGACTGAGCAGGAATTAACATATGCAGAATTAAATCTTCAAAATGCTCCTCAGAATCTTCACGGAAACGACAAGAATTACCGCTCCAAAG GTTCACCGTCACCTCCAGAGAAGTTCATTGCAGGGATCCTGGGAATCATCTGCCTCGTCTTGACGTCCACTGTGGTGACAGTGATCACTGTTACTCCCT CTACTGTAATACGGGAACAGAATTACTCCTCTCTCATAACAAGGCTCCAGAAAG AATGTCATTGTGGTCATTGTCCACAAGACTGGCTTACATATTCCAACAACTGCTATTATActagtttggaaaaaaaatcgTGGAATGAGAGTTTGATATCCTGTGCTACTAAGAATTCTACTCTGCTTTATATAGATAATGACGAGGAAATG AAATTTCTGATGTCCCTATCAATTGTATCGTGGATTCAAGTCTCTCGTGAAGGCCGCAGTCATCCTTGGAAGTGGCTAAATGGTTCAACTTGCAATCTACA GATAACAGACAATGTATCTGGTGAACGTAACTGTGCCGTACAATCTTTATGGGGCATAAAAGCAGAAGACTGTCAGTTTCCAAATACATATCATTGCAAGCGTAAGCTTGAGAATTAA